CCGGTCACGACGAACAGGAAGGCGGGAGCGCGCACGATGCCGCCCGCGGAGAGGTGCCACTGGAGAACCGGCGGTGTCACCGCGAGGACGAACGTGGCGAACCCGGCCCGCGGCGTCGAGTCGAGGACCTCGTGAGCGAGATAGTAGAACGGGACGAGGTACAGAATCGTCACGAGACCTGGGAGGAAGCGACTGAGCGTAATGGGTCCGACGCCGGTCACGTCCATCAATATCGCCGAGACGTAGTACATCAGCGGCGGATAGCCGAACGGAACCCCGTCCTTCGTGTACAGCGGGATTCGAGCGGGAAGGCCGTACCCGTGCGCGCTGATTTCACTGGCAATTTTGAGATAGAGACCGGCACCGTATGCCGGATACGGATGAACCAGCAGGTACGTGAAATACACGAGGATTCCCGTCCCCATCGCCGTTGCGAGCCAGACGCGTTCGTCGCTCGCTAGCTCGGCTACCTTCGATACGACATCCCATTTCTGTCGTTCATTGACACCATGTGACATCAGGCTTCACTCCAACTTCGGTCGTGGACGGGCGGCGTTGCTCGTACAGAGGGACGGCCGCCTATACTTTCTTTCTGGCCGCTGTGCGCATTATTCTCACACGTACCGTTCCCGCGGATGGACGCCAGTGGGGTCATCGACGAAGCGACGACACCGACACTGGGTGGCACGCGTGGACGATACGACTTCGGGGAGGGCATCTTTTTCATAGCGTGTACGTGGATACTTTTTATTATCGCGTAGCTAAGCCGTTCAAGGACTGTTTGAATACAAAATGAACGGTGTAGGACTATCCTACCATAAAGCGGGAGCCATGGAACGATAGCGCGAGAGACACGTACGAGAAAATACGTCACAGTATACTTAATTTTGTGGTGGAACCGGTGTCATGGAAAATGTTCTCAAAGCTCATTCAGAAGGAAAGGGGAAGAAAGACGTTAAGTTATGAATAATAAAACGGCACGCCCGTCTCTCCGTAGATAACAATACCCATACTGTTTCGTTCGAGCAATCACTCTCATCTCAGCTCTCTCACGGGACAGTTCGCCAGCGGCGTGACGAGAACACCCTATCACCATGTCATCACACACGGAATCCGACCGACGTACCGTGGCGGAGTCCACATCGAAAACGGGACGGCGAGAACTGCTCGCCGCGCTCGGGATGACGCTCGGCAGCGGCTGTATCGAGGAGGCTCGGTCGTTGGTCAGTCGCGACAGTCCAACGCAGGTCTCTCTCTCGATAAAGACCCTCCCGGCGGACGCGGACCCACGCCCCATCCGTATCGCACAGTTCCTCGCGAAACAACTCCGTTCGGTCGGAATCGACGTCCAAGTCGTTCCGATGGGACGCGTCGAACGATGGCTGGGTCGTGCTCCTGAACCAGTCGTTCGACTGCTACGTCGGACAGCATCCCGGTATCGACGACCCGGACGAACTCCGGACGCTCCTCCACTCCCGATTCGACGCCGAAACGGGGTGGCAAAACCCGTTCGGTTACGCCAATCTCAGCGTCGATGATCTGCTCACTGCACAGCGAAAACAGAGCGGGAACAAACGGGAGAAAACGCTCCGAAAGCTACAGCAGGCGATCGTCCGCGACCAACCGTTTTCCGTCGTCGCGTTCCCCGACGAGATTCGAGCGACCAGAACGGACCGTTTCGACGGGTGGGAGGGATACGAGACGATTCACTCGCTCTTTGGGTATCTTTCCGTACGCGAGACGGGTACGAGGGGTGGCAGAGGTGGCGTCAAACCGCTCCGGATGACCATCCAAGATTCGGCTCCCACGGTGAACCTCAATCCGCTCGCGGTCGAGTTTCGAAGCGACGAAACGATACTCGATCTGCTGTATGACTCCCTCGGACGGCGGATAGATGGAAGGGTCCGCCCGTGGCTCGCCCGGTCGTGGGACTGGCAGACGTCCACAAGAGCGCCCACAGCGACGGTTCACCTCCGAGATGGACTGTGGTGGCACGACGGTGCCGCGCTCACGGCGGAAGACGTCGCATTCACCTACGAATTCCTCGGCGATACCTCGCTCGGGTCGCTCGAAAGTCCGGTTCCCGCACCGCGGTTTCGGGACGCCGTGTCGCTGGTGAAATCGGCGACGGCACTCGATGACAGGACCGTTCGAATTCGATTCGAGAACGCCAGTCGAGCGGTCGCAACGAAGGCATTTTCGACGCCGGTGCTACCGAAACACATCTGGAAGTCGAAGCACGAGCAGGCCGAAATCGCGGGATTCAGAGCCGACTCGACGACGACGAAGGCGCTCGTCTGGAGCAACATGGAACCCGTCGGAAGCGGCCCATGGCAGTTCAGCGATGCGAAGATGAAGAAGTCCCTGACGCTCGATCGGTTCGACCACCACTTCCTCCGACGTATCGAGACGGACACCGAGATGTTGGATTCGAACGGTGATTCGACGCCAGCGCCGGACTATATACACCGGTATGCGGGTGGTCCCGCGTTCGAATCGTTGCGATTCCGCGTCGTGCCCTCGGGAGCGGCGGCAACCGAACTCGTGCTAAACGACGAAGCAGACGGGACCGCGACTGGCGTGACCGCGAAAGAAGTTCGCGATATCGGTCGTGCGGAGAACGTCCAGTTACACGTTGATAAGTCGCCGTCGCTGTATCACGTCGGTTTCAATGCCCGAAAGGCGCCGTTCAGCAACGTTCGGTTCCGTCGAGCGGTGGCGCAACTACTGGACAAGAAATATCTCGTCGATAGCGTGTTCAACCAGTACGCCGAACCGGCCACGAGCCCGTTAGCCCAACACGACTCGCTCGCGCCGAAACTTCGATGGGACGGAACGGACCCGGAGCTACCGTACCCCGGAAAGGACGGAAATCTCAACGTGAAAAACGCGAAGAAGGCGTTCAAAGACGCGGGATATCGGTACACCAACGACGGAGAGTTATTGCAACGATGAGGAATCGAATAGAGACTCGAACGAGGCGACGAGCGATTCGAACGAAGCGACGGGCGATTCGAACGAGACGACGAGCGAACCTCGAAGGCATGAGACACGGGAAATCAACAAACGTAGAACACCGGAGGAACAGAGCGTGAGCTTAGCCGAAATCACCGGTTTCGTGCTCGTCGGGGAGATGCTGATGCTCGGCGTTGCGACGACGGTTGTGGTCGGACGGACGGGACTCATGCGCGCGCGAGAACAGTTTCGAGACCGACTGTTCGAGGTGTATCCACACATCGGCCTCTTGCTCGGTGTTCTCGTGGTGAACAAGGTCGCTCGCGAGTTCGGTCCCGAACTGTCGTGGATCATCGGTTGGAATATCACTAGTCGGATTTACGCAATCGAGGGCAACTTCGTCGGAACGGTCCAATCGGTCGCACGACCGGAGCTGACGACGTACTTCTCGTTCATGTACATCTACGGGTACGTGTTCATCCTCGTGTTTCCGTTCGTCGCCTACTTCGCGCTCGCGGACAGTAAGCCGTTGAAGAAGGCGGCGGTCGCGTTCGCGGTGAACTACGGTCTCGGGCTCGTCTGCTACATCCTGTTCATTTCCTATGGCCCGCGGAACCTGATACCGGACGTCGTTCATCCGCTGCTCTACTCGACGTATCCCGAATCACAGATACTGACCGGACAGGTGAACGCGAACACGAACGTCTTTCCCTCCCTCCATACGTCGCTGTCTGTCAGTTCCGCCCTGTTGGCGTACCAAACCCGGGACTCGTATCCCCGATGGACGCTCATTGCGATTCCCATGGCGGCGAGTATCATCGTCGCCACGATGTATCTCGGAATCCATTGGGCGACGGACGTCTGTGCGGGCAGTGTTCTCGGAGTTGGAAGTGTCCTCATCGCGGACCGCTACGTTTCGGACGATTCCCCGGAGTAGAAAATGGACGCACCGTATGTCAAAGTTAAGAACGGAGAGAGTTTCTAGAAATGAGACAAACGATCAGTAATTGGGATAGATAGGAAATGAATGACCAGTTTGGCGCAGTGTTGGGGGATAACAAATAGCATGGAGACACACACACCACGTTTCCAGTGAAATGGGATGAAGGGGTGGGTGGGGTGCAGATGAAATGGGGGTCGAACGGGGTATAACCGAGGATAAATGAAAATTATTTATCAATAAAGGAAAATACGAATTTGAAAGCCATGAAATCAATTGAGGGTTGAGAATTATGGGGGAATTCTGTGGACACCGCATTTCCAGTGAAAATTGAGGGTTCTAAAATTGTATTTTAGAATCGGAGAGAGACGGAATATCGAGGAGAAAGCCGGAAGGCGAGGTCAATTTACATTGTTGGAGAATCCCATTGAAAGAAGAATTTACACTGGAAACGTGGTCTCCCAAAAGGGCGAGCACCACGAAGTGAAAACACGACACTGCCGAAACGTAAGAACAACCCAGACGCACCGATCGGTAGTACAGACGGAAAACGCACCGATCGGTAGTACGGACAGAAAACGCACCAATCGGTAGTACGGACGGTAAACGCAGCGATTTCACTGGAAGTGCGGTGTCCACGGGAAAAACAGATATCGTCAAAAATGGATAGTGGTTAAACAGGGTTATCGTTCGAACACGCCCAGCCCGTAATGAGAGACTCCTAAATTAGAACACGGGAAGGACTGAAACACGATAATTCACCGGAAATGAGGTGTGCTACGACGTGAGGAATTTCACTGGAAACGTGGTGTGAATGGAACGGACGGAGAACGAATCCAGTGGACGAACCGACGGAGAACTCGATAGTTGCCGAACCAGGGACTGCACTGATCTACTCGTTATGTTAGAGGAACACACCATGTTTCCAGTGAAAGTTGACCGTGAGACGGTGAAAACGGGTTACAAGAAATAGAACCCCTATTTCGGATGCGACCACCCGTGATATTTATCACGGGTTTTAGATTATGGTGATTAACTTAATGGACTTTAACACTGTCTAGGTTTATAAATCGTTCTATTCCCTCCTATGACCTGCAGTATTATTGACTTTTTTACCGGCAATATAGTCCTGTTCCTTCTTCTACCCACCCACCCTTTCATCCCATTTCACTGGAAACGTGGTGTGTGTGTCTCGACTCAACTAGACAATCGACCAACTGAAATAACCAGCTGAAGATATATTGGGCGGCCAATGTGACCCAATATGATGGTTAACAATCATCGCGCTCGATGTCGTCCTCACATGATGCCTCTACGTCCCTATGTCATCGCTCCGCTATCGCTCCGCCATCGCTCCGATAGTAATTCGTGGGTAACGGACCGCGGAGGAAACAGACCGGACTCAGGGGAACGGTCCCGTTTCCGTCTCGATTGACGGGTACCCTCCCGGTCGGCCGTCATCCTCCCGGTCGGCCGTCATCCTCCCGGTCGACGAGCATCCGTTTTACGCCCGGAACAGTAAAGGGATTTCACTGGAAACGTGGTGTCCATGAGCGATGCCGACTCGGACGAACTCTTCTCTCGGGAGGACCTCATCTTCGCGAAAAAGGAACTCCTCGAAATAAACCATCTTCCGACTCACGGTCGAATCGTCGGTCGAGATGACGAAATCTCTGCTCTCGCAAACGCTCTGAATCCCGCGTTGTTCAACCAGTCCCCGAGCAACGTCTTGTTGTATGGAAAGACGGGAACCGGGAAATCACTCTGTGCAAAACACGTCTCTCGTCGCCTCGTCGATGAAGCGGACGAGGAAGGAGTCACCGTCGGCGTCGCCTACGTGGACTGCGCTCAAGATAGCACCGAGACACAGGCCGTCCAGACGATTGCGAGTACGACCAACACTCCGGACACGGACATCTCGATTCCCGATAAGGGTATCTCTACCTCGACATACTACAAGCGCCTGTGGCGAATCCTCGACGACCTGTACGATGTGGTCGTGATAATCCTCGACGAAATCGACAAGCTGGAGAACGACGACATCCTGATGCAACTCTCGCGTGCGGGCGAAGCGGGAAAACTCCACAACTGCAAACTCGGCGTCATCGGTATCAGTAACAAGATCAAGTACAAGGATCGGATGGACGAGCGCGTCAAATCGAGCCTCTGTGAGCGCGAATTCGTCTTTCCGCCGTACGACGCAAATCAACTGCGAGCCATCATGGAGGCTCGTAGCGACGCGTTCAAACAGGGGGTTTTGGAACCGGGGACGATTCCGCTCGCGGCTGCACAGGCCGCACAGGAACACGGGGACGCTCGCAAGGCGATCGACATCCTCCGATACGCGGGCGAACTTGCACAGGCAGAAAACGCCGAACGGGTCCGAGAGGAGTACGTGAAGAAGGCCCGCGAACGCGCGGAAAACGACCGATTTCGCGAGCTCATCCGCGGCGCGACGCCACACTCGAAATACGCGCTGCAGGCGCTTGCAATTCTTTCACTGGATAACCCCGACGTGGACGCGTTCCGAACGAGTCGGGTGTACGAAGTGTACGAACAGGTCTGCCGACAGATGGACAGCGACCCGCTTTCGACCCGCCGGGTTCGGGACCTACTCCGCGAACAGGCGTTCCTCGACGTTATCGAACAGGCACGTCAAAGCGGCGGGAGTGCGGAGGGTAGCTACACCGAACACAGACTTCTCGAAGATCCGGAAGTGGTGAAAAAGGTTCTCGTTACCGAGGAGTGAACTCAATAGGTTACCGAAGAGTGAATTCAATCGAATACAGAAGGGGATATCCTGTAGGAAATCGAACGCTTCTCTTTACTCTCGCCATCGCTTTCGGCATCGCTCGTCACAGAACGCGTGAATCCGAAATCCGGTTCCATCGTTATCGGCGACCACGGGATGCCATCGGTCGGTCTCGACCCTCGAACCGCAGTAGGAACACGTTTCGACGTTCGCTTCAGTTTTGATGTTTACTTCCGCTTTGATGTTCGCTTCCGCTTTTATCGATTCAACCGTTCGCGTGTCCCGCGTTACGAAGCATCCTTGTCCATCGTTCCCGCTCATCGCTCTGTTCTTGCTTACCACACAATTCTATTCAATTATATAATTTTCCCTTCATCTACTATCGTGGAGCAGGCAACTGAAAATTTGAGTAACTACCGAATTATTTACTATTGACTTCGCCTCTCTCCTCATCTCCCTTCTCCCCTCCTCTCCTCTTTCTCCTCCCCTTCCCCTCCTCTCCTCTTTCCCATTTTCTCTCCTTCCCATTCTTTAATTCTCCGTCAAACAAATCTGTGTACGGCTTACGTTTCGATATCCGTTCCAGATTCGGATTCGAACCCCAAGTCGCGATGAACGAATCCCAGCGTGTAGGCGGGAACCGGGTCGGCAATCCGCGCTTGCTGAACCGCTATCTGGAACGTTATTACGCCGAAGACGAGGAGTGCGAGGTTCGCTGATTGGTTGCTCGCGTAGACGAGATCGAACGTGTGTGGTTTCTCAAGTAGCGGATACAGCGGTTTGATACCCATTGGCGTGATGACATCCCCGGCGAGGTGACAACAGATGCCACCGAATCCGGTGACGAATCCGTAAAACGTCTCTTCACCTTTTCCGGCGAGTGCGAGCGGTTCAAAACGGAACGCGACGAGGGCGAGTACCCCTCCCGCGAGAAACGCGGCCCAGATGGTATGTGTAAGCCCTCGATGTGCGAGTTGTGTGATGCGAAGGTCGATATCGGGCGCGAGTCCCATCGGGAGCGCGGTTACGACTACGATCTTCGCTGCTCGTGTTTCATCCCGCGCGACGAGACCGAAAACGACGAATCCGAACACTGACAGTACGATTCCGAGGTGACCGATAGGGTTCATGCGGCCACCGTGTGCTTGACATCCCCTGACATCGAGCAGTACTTTGTATCATCCTTCCCAAAACGTACGGCTTCAACCGTGTACGCTTTAAGACCCGAATCAGCGGTGGTTGAGGACGTCCAGGGCCCCCTCTCGGTTGCCTTTCTCTCTCAGTTGCTTTTCTCTCTCAGTTGTCTTTCTTCTTGACTGCCAACGCGCTCCCGATGAGTTGCTCCGTATCCCTTCGGAGTCGCTGCGAAATCGCCGACGTGGAAATGTCGAGTTCGTGCGCGAGTTCGTTCTGTGAGATTCGACGTGGAATCTCGTAGTACCCGCACTCGAAGGCCATCCGAAGTAGTTGCTTTTGTTTTTCAGTCAGCCCCACGACGTCCGTCTCCTCGTGATCCGTCGCGTTCCCGAGTTGGTTGACGCGAAACGTTACGTCGTTTTCCAGGCAATATTCCCGGAACGAAACGAGCGCTTGTCGAGTCGGTATCTGCATTCGGACGACCCAGCCGCCATCACCGCTCTCCACGTCGAGAATCCGCGCGTCGAGTTCGGGACATCGTGGCGCGATGAGCTCGACGGTAGAAATCGGTTCGAGTCGGTACACGCGACGACCTTCGTACGTTTCGACTAACACCGGGTCGGTGACCGTGTAGTCTTGCTGTAGTTCTCGCTCGAACGTCTCGAACTCTTCACCGCGGACCGAGATGAAGAGGTGCTTCGGCGTCGTTCCGGTCAGGTGTTCGGTTTCGATGGTGACGTCGGTGACGGATTTGATAGTAGGAGAAAGAAGCAGGTCCGGACCTGAGAGAGATACTTCGGCGATAATATCATACAGTTGCCGTTTGATGCCCGTTTCGTCGCTGTTCGTCACCATTGATGTCGATTTCGTCAAACTGTCAGGGTGTGGCTGATTAGTGACATTGTTGGATTCTCCGCTCATCTCTTTTGTATATAATTAACGGCCGACTGATGGATGTTATAGCTATATTTGTAGCCAGTTTCCCCCCGTCCTTCAATATGTATAAATCCGGTCTGATATTCATCGGTCTTCGAACAGCGCGGTAAGCAAGTTTCGTTCCGATGCACGCAGATGACGGTTGAACGTCGGTTGTGAGACACCGAGCGATTCGGCGATTTCCTGCCCGGTACTTTCGCGCGGCCATTCGAAGAACCCACTCCAGTACGCCGTTTCCAGCGCTTCCGATTGACGGTCGGTGAGTCTGTGTCGTAACTGCGCTCGAAAGTCCTGTTCCGTCTGTACCGGGCGATTTCGCTTTCGTCGAGCGATGAGTTCCGTGTTGTCGTAGTGATTTTGAAACGTCTCGACGAAGCGCCGAACGTCGGCCGTCTGTGGGAGTTCGACCGTGAGTCTCGC
This is a stretch of genomic DNA from Haladaptatus paucihalophilus DX253. It encodes these proteins:
- a CDS encoding ABC transporter substrate-binding protein produces the protein MLLNQSFDCYVGQHPGIDDPDELRTLLHSRFDAETGWQNPFGYANLSVDDLLTAQRKQSGNKREKTLRKLQQAIVRDQPFSVVAFPDEIRATRTDRFDGWEGYETIHSLFGYLSVRETGTRGGRGGVKPLRMTIQDSAPTVNLNPLAVEFRSDETILDLLYDSLGRRIDGRVRPWLARSWDWQTSTRAPTATVHLRDGLWWHDGAALTAEDVAFTYEFLGDTSLGSLESPVPAPRFRDAVSLVKSATALDDRTVRIRFENASRAVATKAFSTPVLPKHIWKSKHEQAEIAGFRADSTTTKALVWSNMEPVGSGPWQFSDAKMKKSLTLDRFDHHFLRRIETDTEMLDSNGDSTPAPDYIHRYAGGPAFESLRFRVVPSGAAATELVLNDEADGTATGVTAKEVRDIGRAENVQLHVDKSPSLYHVGFNARKAPFSNVRFRRAVAQLLDKKYLVDSVFNQYAEPATSPLAQHDSLAPKLRWDGTDPELPYPGKDGNLNVKNAKKAFKDAGYRYTNDGELLQR
- a CDS encoding phosphatase PAP2 family protein — encoded protein: MSLAEITGFVLVGEMLMLGVATTVVVGRTGLMRAREQFRDRLFEVYPHIGLLLGVLVVNKVAREFGPELSWIIGWNITSRIYAIEGNFVGTVQSVARPELTTYFSFMYIYGYVFILVFPFVAYFALADSKPLKKAAVAFAVNYGLGLVCYILFISYGPRNLIPDVVHPLLYSTYPESQILTGQVNANTNVFPSLHTSLSVSSALLAYQTRDSYPRWTLIAIPMAASIIVATMYLGIHWATDVCAGSVLGVGSVLIADRYVSDDSPE
- a CDS encoding orc1/cdc6 family replication initiation protein codes for the protein MSDADSDELFSREDLIFAKKELLEINHLPTHGRIVGRDDEISALANALNPALFNQSPSNVLLYGKTGTGKSLCAKHVSRRLVDEADEEGVTVGVAYVDCAQDSTETQAVQTIASTTNTPDTDISIPDKGISTSTYYKRLWRILDDLYDVVVIILDEIDKLENDDILMQLSRAGEAGKLHNCKLGVIGISNKIKYKDRMDERVKSSLCEREFVFPPYDANQLRAIMEARSDAFKQGVLEPGTIPLAAAQAAQEHGDARKAIDILRYAGELAQAENAERVREEYVKKARERAENDRFRELIRGATPHSKYALQALAILSLDNPDVDAFRTSRVYEVYEQVCRQMDSDPLSTRRVRDLLREQAFLDVIEQARQSGGSAEGSYTEHRLLEDPEVVKKVLVTEE
- a CDS encoding DUF7576 family protein; this translates as MSGNDGQGCFVTRDTRTVESIKAEANIKAEVNIKTEANVETCSYCGSRVETDRWHPVVADNDGTGFRIHAFCDERCRKRWRE
- a CDS encoding metal-dependent hydrolase, with product MNPIGHLGIVLSVFGFVVFGLVARDETRAAKIVVVTALPMGLAPDIDLRITQLAHRGLTHTIWAAFLAGGVLALVAFRFEPLALAGKGEETFYGFVTGFGGICCHLAGDVITPMGIKPLYPLLEKPHTFDLVYASNQSANLALLVFGVITFQIAVQQARIADPVPAYTLGFVHRDLGFESESGTDIET
- a CDS encoding helix-turn-helix domain-containing protein — encoded protein: MVTNSDETGIKRQLYDIIAEVSLSGPDLLLSPTIKSVTDVTIETEHLTGTTPKHLFISVRGEEFETFERELQQDYTVTDPVLVETYEGRRVYRLEPISTVELIAPRCPELDARILDVESGDGGWVVRMQIPTRQALVSFREYCLENDVTFRVNQLGNATDHEETDVVGLTEKQKQLLRMAFECGYYEIPRRISQNELAHELDISTSAISQRLRRDTEQLIGSALAVKKKDN